One genomic window of Tribolium castaneum strain GA2 chromosome 10, icTriCast1.1, whole genome shotgun sequence includes the following:
- the LOC661574 gene encoding NAD-dependent protein deacylase, giving the protein MISQKFRHVISRRLNSGLKMAKRPLSDYTQFQRVVSQARSIVALTGAGVSAESGIPVFRGAGGLWRTHRATDLATPTAFRANPALVWEFYHYRRDVAFNSQPNNAHKALAKYEKICKEQGRQFHVITQNVDGLHKRAGSENVLELHGSLDKVICTKCKQIEVNTENPICEALRGRGDPSKRDQDLPIIPLEELPKCSECQALVRPYIVWFGENLDPDVLDRSRQLIESCDLCLVIGTSSVVYPAAMFAPTVVERGKPVAEFNLNEDAFDDAFSFYFSGPCGVTLPKALGIDV; this is encoded by the exons atgatttcacaaaaattccGTCATGTCATTTCCCGGCGACTCAACAGTGGGCTAAAGATGGCAAAACGGCCGCTCTCCGACTACACCCAGTTCCAGAGGGTTGTGAGTCAAGCGCGAAGCATCGTCGCCCTCACGGGGGCCGGAGTGTCGGCAGAGTCGGGGATTCCCGTGTTCAGGGGCGCCGGCGGGCTGTGGCGCACACACCGCGCCACCGACCTGGCCACCCCGACCGCCTTCAGGGCCAACCCGGCCCTAGTGTGGGAATTTTACCATTACAGAAGGGACGTCGCTTTTAACAGCCAACCAAACAAT GCGCACAAAGCCTTGGCCAAGTACGAAAAGATTTGCAAAGAACAGGGACGCCAGTTCCACGTAATCACGCAAAACGTTGATGGTTTGCATAAGAGAGCCGGGTCGGAAAACGTCCTAGAACTGCACGGGAGTCTCGACAAAGTTATCTGTACTAAATGTAAACAAATTGAAGTTAACACCGAAAACCCGATTTGTGAAGCCTTGCGTGGCCGGGG GGACCCGAGCAAAAGGGACCAAGACCTGCCTATAATCCCACTGGAAGAACTTCCGAAGTGCTCCGAATGCCAGGCATTGGTTCGGCCTTACATTGTTTGGTTCGGCGAGAATTTAGATCCTGACGTTCTTGATAGATCAC GACAATTGATCGAATCGTGTGATTTGTGTCTCGTTATCGGCACTTCGTCAGTTGTGTACCCTGCGGCGATGTTTGCACCTACTGTGGTCGAGCGGGGGAAACCCGTAGCCGAGTTTAACTTAAACGAAGATGCGTTTGATGACGCATTTAG tttttatttttccggGCCGTGTGGCGTTACGTTACCCAAA